Within the Medicago truncatula cultivar Jemalong A17 chromosome 4, MtrunA17r5.0-ANR, whole genome shotgun sequence genome, the region ttaacaatATACTTTTCGTGACTAGTTTATTTAGGAACCATGTGAAAAGCATTTAAaaagtttaagtttttttaaaataattaaacaaggATAAAACTTAGGTGTATTTTTATGGTATTTCTTTAGTCACGATGAAGTTTATTTTTGGATCAGTTGATTACCTGAAAAgtttattttgtcttttatgTTGGAGAGTATGATCAAATTGAATGAAGTTATATAATTCATAAATTTCCGGTGGGTGGCAAATTGTTAGCATgatacaaataatatatactCCCAAATTTATTCTTacgaataatattttttagaatataatgatgagaattttatttcgatgtatttagaaaaaaatatgtttaattaattttataatatttctaggaattataaaaataagaattataataggtaattatatatgaatttatttatatttttatgagaactttattcccaccattttatttgggaaattttttctattcccataaatattttatatccaaaaataaaatttaataaactcgtaacaaacataaacatatatatacatatatatatatatatatatatatatatatatatttctgagATTTTATTCCAAGAAATCACTTAAAAGAAACACACCCTGATAgaaacttttttatttgaaacttgtgtattcttcttttttttgccTCCACAATATGTACATCTAGTTATCCTCCTTATCATTGTTAATTTTGGTCCCTCTTAAAATATGGCAAATATGTTTACCtgctcaaaaacaaaaacgatTGTTATactaaaattcaaaaaacaaaaccaaagttAGCTTACTTAACAGATTCAGCAACCACTTCAACCACCACAAACCACCATGGTTACCACCGGAAAGCGCAAGTTGAAGACAAAGAAATCATATTCAAAGCAAAACAATCTCTTCGGCATAATCTCCAAAGTTACACTGACAGCACAAACCTTCCTCTCACAAAACGACCTCACTCTTCTCCCTTCTCAATCTCTCCTCCTCGATTCCCTCATCTCTTCAACTtcccactctctctctctcctcctcAAACCCTCCCacccactttctctctcctcacctcaccaccaccaccactcaTGGTTCCGCCGCTTCATTTCTTCCACTTCCGCCTCCGATTCACGATGGCTCGATGCTTTTCGCATGTCCAATCCCTCCTTCTTCCACCTCCTTGATCTCCTCTCTCCCACCCTCACCTCTTCAATTCCCCAAATTACCCCTGATTGTGCCCTAGCAGCTGCAATTTTCCGTTTAGCTCACGGCGCTAGTTACAATTCCGTTGCCCGGAGATTCGGTATTTCTCCCTCCGATGCTTGCCGTGCTTTTTTCACTGTTTGTAAAGCGGTTAATGATAATTTAGGAAATTTGTTTGAGCTTCGAACTGATTCTGATAGGGTTGTGGtgggttttggttttagttcacTTCCTAATTGTTTTGGGattttgggtttggctggttttGAAATTGATGAGGAAATTTTGGGTAAAAATGGGTTTTTGCTGGTTCAAGCATTGGTTGATTCTGAAGGGAGATTTTTAGATGTTTCATCTGGGTGGCCAAATTCGATGAAACCTGAAACGATTTTGCATGAGAGTAAGCTTTACCATGGGGTTGTGGAATCAAGGGAATTGTTGCAAGGACCATCTTATAAGCTAAGTGATGGAAGTTTGATTCCTCAGTATGTTTTGGGAGATTCATGTTTTCCACTTTTGCCTTGGCTTTTAACACCTTATAGTAGAGGGAATGAAGAAGATGGTTTTAGTTCGGCTGAAATTGCGTTTAATTCTACTCATAGTCGTGCAATGGGGTTGTTTGGTGATGCTTTTGGGAGGCTTAGAACTAGGTGGCAGCTACTGTCGGATTCTAGGAAGTGGAAACGAGGTTGTGTTGAGTATTTGCCGTTTGTTGTTGTTACTGGTTGTTTGTTGCATAATTTTCTCATTAAATGTAATGATCCCTTGCTAAGAGATAAAGGGGTGAGTTGTGTGGAAAAGGAAGGGGATGTTCTTGCTTCTGATGGTGTGGTAGATGAGAGTGCAGTGAGGATAAGGGATGCACTTGCTTTGCATTTGAGTAGGGTGAGCCTCAGAAGATGAATGCTTGGGGATGATTTAGGTATTTTGATTGGTTAACATGTTTTATGGGATTGATTAGCAAGGCGTTGTTTTTTGGGATTTGATGCCGTTTTGCATAGCATGTTGTCATGTTCTAGGTTCTATTTACTATCTATCACAGAGTGATTTGGTACCAATTTTCTGAAACTGTATTGTTAGACAGGAGTATTAGACATATGGTATTGTACATATGTTGACGAGCAACTAATTTGGTCGAGCGAGCACTGATTCAGTGAGTGTTTGCTAATGTCATAATTCATGACCAGTATTGTGAAAAAGTACTTGTGCTTGATGATTGATCTGTTGAGTAGTTTGTAGCTTTGAATTTGACAAAGAGATTTTAACTTAGACATTGTTTGTCCGCTTTATGCATCACGATTTAGCAAAAATGTTTTGGTTCTCTTCACCTCTAGTAGTTCACGTTCCTTCCTTCCAACCTTGATTTGAATGACTGGGTTTTTTATTGGCTGACTTGCAAAGACAAACTTGGCTCCCAACTGGTTTGCACAACCCTTTCGAAATTTTGGTATGCTAGGAATCAGTGTCTGTTTAAACAGCAGCAGGTTGTCCACTATGAGGTGGCTGTGGCATCTGTGGATTTTGTTCTACAATTTTACGAAGTTAAACTTAGCAGGAGAAGGCCGAGCCAGCAGGCAGTCCAATCAAACTTGGAGGCTTGGTACACAGGTACTATACATCTTGGTTGATGCTGGATGTTGTTATGCTCCTAAGTAGAAATTACAATGTAGTAGGCAGTAGCCCACAACATGGTTGGGGTGAGTATCTTAGTTGGCTTCAAAGCTTAGTTGGGTTTAATCGCAACCACGGTGTTGATTTTCCTTGTATTTCCTCTGATGTTCAATAATTAATTTAGcttcactttaaaaaattgtCCCTTGATCTTCATTAGTACTATTTGTCTCCTGAACGTTCCTTTTTAGCCTTTTCAGTTCTCTGTGtaacttttattttgaaaagtcAATCAAACGATATAATTTAGACAAAACAGACATCAAAATGCTCTGAAGTTGCAAAGAATGAGATGTAGTTAAACTTTTCATAATTAATCTAGTCATTGGTTAAACCTAATATTACAAGCATTAACACTAGGGTATATGATAaccaaatagaaacaaaagCTAAGAGAAGCAAAAGTATTTGTATGTACAAGTATCAACTAGCAACACATGAAAACTTGAATCTGTACATTTCTTAGCAGACAGAAGCCATGTCATCATGGTTTGATAGTGTCATTGCAAATCTACATTGCTACAGGATTGAATCTTCCACCTGTATCCCTATCTTGAGTCTGCATTTGGTTGAAGAGTCCATTACTGGAAAACCCAAATGCATATCCCACCCTTCTTTTAGTTTATGAGAGATGAAAATGGATGCTCTGCTCATTAACATTTACCCTTTACACAGTTCAACCAACATGTTATCAAATTCCCAAATCCAAAACGCGAGGAAATGTCTTCTCTTCTTTGTATAACTCGAACAAACTCGCTTGCACTTAAGCTCCCATCACGGTTAGCATCAAACACATGAAAAATTATGTCAAGTACATTCTCTGTAACATGGACACCGCATACCTACATGAACATTACATGATACCGTAATAATAAGTTATTCATCTGTTAAAAATGATCAATATATTACTactgtaaatttatttttaggcaTAATAGGGAAGCATTAGTACCTGAGATGCTGCTCTTTGAAAATCAGTTTTTGCCAATACTCCATTAACTTTTCCATAACTGAATATGGCCAGAGAGAAGGACTCCAACTTCCTGCGCAATTCTGCAAAAGCTTTGAACTCCTCAAACGTAATTCTTTTGTCTCTTATATGTGGATCATTGTCTAATTCATCGACCCTATCCAGCAGTTTGTTTATGTGATTAATGTCTGCAGATGCAACCAAGGATAGTGCAAAATCCTTGGCCGAAATGGTTCCTCTTTTATTGTGATCATAGTGAGAAAATTCTAATCTCAAGATCTGCAAATTAATTTGTCATCAGAGCAAAGTAATATAGCTAAGAACCAAAAGTTATCTTGTAACATTGAAATTAATAATCATAAAAGATCTTCGCAATCTTTAAGGATACCTAATAACACAGAATCTAACTAAAATTCACAAAGTTATAAAGCCTCAGATAAATTATAATGGCAGATCTTGGAGAATATGCTGCAAGACCATGAGGTTTGAGAGGCTCACATACCTCATCATGAAGTTGtcttaaaaattgaacaaatttgtCATGTTGTAAGCAATCTTTTCCATCTTTGCCAAAAAAATACTCCAGGAGACCGCCATTTTCTATTGGAGTTTTCACTCCAAGGCGTCGTCCATCTCTGTGGTTAGCTCCTTGTCTGTTTTGAGATCGCATCAATGACATCACTTTCTTGAATTCTTCCTTGTCTATTTCCCtattgaaaatataacaaacaaatcTCAACGAAAATTCCATCAATAAAATTGAAGGCCAAAGTCATTTCGTTCCATTTTTAGATATTCCATTAGTAATGAAAAAAGGGGTTGAGGGGATCCGTATATGTTGTTCAGGTCGATCAGAAGGCGCAAAAATAGCTAGAACTGAATGCGGAAAGTATGGAAAAACATCTCCGTAATGTATTTAACCAGAAAATAGATTATGCTTCTGCAGTAGTATCTACTCGTTACGGAATCTCAGGTGTCAAAGTGTGGATTtcatatagtaaaaaaaaaaagggacgTGCTATACCTAATATAGTTTGCATACATAACTTCCGACATTTACGAAAGGAAAGGAGAGGATTCATACCCGTTATTGTCAatatcaaacattttaaaaGCCACTGAAAAGCTGGATTCTGGTATGCTGAGAAGAGTGACAAAAAATATGTACCTGGTATCCAAAAACAAGATATTTTGTtatcaaaactacatagcacTTGAACTCTGAAATGATGTTGTTCATATTTCTCATGACAAAAGAGTTTCAAGCAAATAAAAGAGACGGAAAATACTCACTCCGCAAAAGAAATGAGTCCATCATTATCTGTGTCAAAGAGCATAAAAAATTCAGAAGGATCGCATTCTAACGAGCCGGGAAACTGTTCTCCTCTTAAAGAACCTTCTCTAACACGTCTTGATTCGGAAGGAGGAAATACAGGAACAATGGCACGCATCAAATCTGCAGGTGTCATAAAAACCTCGCCACCAGGGATCCGATTCGATGCAAAGTACTCAAAAACCTAGAATCAAACAAGGTGTCATATTAAAACATTCAATGGTAACAATTTGCTGGTTTTAAGCTATTGATTGATCATTAAACAAACTCATAATGACAAGATTGATTACCTTTTCTGGAGGACTTTGCAAGCGAAGACGTTTTTCGTAGTTGAAGAATACTCTTCTTCGATAATTATCTGCACCATAACagaaacacaaataaattaacaattaaacTGCAACAATTCATGGTTCGATCTCTGTTGCTAACGAATTTCTCATCTCCTTAACACATTAACCACtaacatttttctataaaaaataaaactgcaaCAATCCTACTTCCATCATACCCTTTATATTCCTAGTATTCAATTTAATAGTGTTCTATATAACCCTAAGTCCTAAGAAGCTAGTAAGTCTATTATTTATTCCAAATATATGGTAACAGattcaaaatattcaaaatttcaaacatgAGTAAAAGAAAATGAGAGTTACCATTGAAGAGAAACTTGGATTTATTTTGATAGTTTTGTTGAAACTGATCCTCAGTAGCATAATCAGAGAAAGAATGCAAAGAGTTATTAGCACTCGGAGAAGATAAAGATGACCAATACCAAAAGCCTAAGGTGGTACCAACAACCACAGCCCCAGAAGTTATTGTCCTAAGAAAATACTCAAAATCTCTAACCCTTTCATCACCACCATTTCCGGACCCATCAAAAGAGCTCAACGGAGAAGAAGACGATGACGTGGAGCGTTGTGATTGGCTACACAACGGCCTTATGTTATATCGTAGAGTCTGTTGGAATCTTCTTCCCCAAGAAAACAACATGCTAAGGTCGAGTTTAGTTTAAAAAAACTACAAcatgaaacataaataaataaataaatgtttatacAAATGTAATATTACTTGTTTAGGTTGAAGGTAGAAATTTGAGGTTGTTAAGAGAAGAAAACGTTTGAGAGGGAAGACAATGATTATTCACCCGGATATGGTTTGAAGTACGGATTGAGTGGGGTAtatgtatgtggtctttatCTTTTTACTAAGATTGTAACTTACCAAGTTTGTTTGTGGTTCTAAATGTTATAATTTTAGCtacaacttttttaaatttttcaccTAAAAAATTGCACCTTGGAATAGGAGGATTTCCCTTCATTCAAATTTTCTACCGTTCATGTATTTGCATTATCTTCTatggtgtttttgttttttcctcaCCCCATATTCAAATTTTGTCTTTTCCTATCGTCATACGGTCTGATTTTATACTCTACTTTGTACCTGTCATTTTTTCAAACCAAATATTGCTCCTAAGCCCTCTACTTCTACTTCCTAGTATAAGATCACTTTTTCCTTACCCTTGCGTTAATGTTTTTgctaaataagatttaatcattataattataggtgatagaaaataatttttttctacaaaaaataatttattgaactattaatttaatgatttggtataccaatacactcaaatgattggatgtaccatagaatttgccttaatATAAGTTTGTGTTTGTGTCTGTCCAcgtttctctctttttttttttttttttttttcttttcttccttctgTCCTAGGCAATATCACCTCTAGCTTCTTTTCAGTTGTACGTTCGGCAATTGTTTCAAGTGGAAACAAACATACTATAAGACTCTTTAATCAATCGATTGAGTTCAAGTGATATGAACTCCaccttaaaataaattatttgaaagaatcTGAATTCGATTtttaaatgaaacaatttttaatcagattttatttatattcGAACCAAACTTTAGATTATTATAATCTCTTTTCTCAAGGAATCGGCCAAAAAAACACACTATGAAATTTCATATGCATTAATGtgtctttttataaaaatgttcctatttaatttaatattgaaaactcaatttttatCTCATAATATCAAAAATAATGGTGCTCACGAAATTTGTTTGAGAATGTAGAGCGAAAGTAGTTGttattttcaaagttcaatacaaTGTTAGTTAAAAATACTATTAAAtactacatttttttatcaagtaattaATATCTTCAAgtatttattgtaaaaaataggtagaattagaaaaataaaaataaaatatattaattttcgtggtataatttgattgaatctatatataatattatctatatatattcaattttttttgtcttaacaCCTCTTTACTTTTTAGAAGAACAAATCTTAGTTCTCGTGAGTtaaactcagttggtagggacaatgtataatatatgcaaggcaTGAGGTTCAAATCccgatcaccacaaaaaaaaagaacaaatcttAAAAATTCGGAATTTGaccaaaatataagtaaaattgcaCCAACTATTGTTCTAGTAAGAATTCGTTAACACAATGATTTTTGGTACAAACtcatatagtattttttttttgttggtcttagatgaagtgatTGAAATTAAACTTGCACACAACTATGAGATTCCGGATTTGAATCAGAGTCATAACGTCCGACCTTACAATTTCGGCATTTACCATTTGAGTTAGATTTTCTAAACTCTCATACAGTAATTTTATGTccttaaataatgaaaaatcaaGTATATGTATatccattttcaaatttaaatttgatatatttttaaatttacaaGGTATTTATGACTATATACGTGTGGTGGAAAATGCAGATGTATTTAACCAAGTACAATAAGTTTGTTCGGGGGGTAAGTATAGCTTGCGTTAAGGAACTACTACTAGTAGTACAGTCCCTTTAGctttttctttattaattttttccaattttaagtcaattacctaaaaaatcaattcacCATTAATATTTCACGTGATATCAGTTGGATTCAGCCATGTTCATACCTATTCATACCTATTTCTCTGTCAATTCCAGTCCAGCTAAGACACATAATTAGCA harbors:
- the LOC112420947 gene encoding protein ALP1-like, which translates into the protein MVTTGKRKLKTKKSYSKQNNLFGIISKVTLTAQTFLSQNDLTLLPSQSLLLDSLISSTSHSLSLLLKPSHPLSLSSPHHHHHSWFRRFISSTSASDSRWLDAFRMSNPSFFHLLDLLSPTLTSSIPQITPDCALAAAIFRLAHGASYNSVARRFGISPSDACRAFFTVCKAVNDNLGNLFELRTDSDRVVVGFGFSSLPNCFGILGLAGFEIDEEILGKNGFLLVQALVDSEGRFLDVSSGWPNSMKPETILHESKLYHGVVESRELLQGPSYKLSDGSLIPQYVLGDSCFPLLPWLLTPYSRGNEEDGFSSAEIAFNSTHSRAMGLFGDAFGRLRTRWQLLSDSRKWKRGCVEYLPFVVVTGCLLHNFLIKCNDPLLRDKGVSCVEKEGDVLASDGVVDESAVRIRDALALHLSRVSLRR
- the LOC11446684 gene encoding calcium uptake protein, mitochondrial; the protein is MLFSWGRRFQQTLRYNIRPLCSQSQRSTSSSSSPLSSFDGSGNGGDERVRDFEYFLRTITSGAVVVGTTLGFWYWSSLSSPSANNSLHSFSDYATEDQFQQNYQNKSKFLFNDNYRRRVFFNYEKRLRLQSPPEKVFEYFASNRIPGGEVFMTPADLMRAIVPVFPPSESRRVREGSLRGEQFPGSLECDPSEFFMLFDTDNDGLISFAEYIFFVTLLSIPESSFSVAFKMFDIDNNGEIDKEEFKKVMSLMRSQNRQGANHRDGRRLGVKTPIENGGLLEYFFGKDGKDCLQHDKFVQFLRQLHDEILRLEFSHYDHNKRGTISAKDFALSLVASADINHINKLLDRVDELDNDPHIRDKRITFEEFKAFAELRRKLESFSLAIFSYGKVNGVLAKTDFQRAASQVCGVHVTENVLDIIFHVFDANRDGSLSASEFVRVIQRREDISSRFGFGNLITCWLNCVKGKC